The region GGCCAAAAAAGAAGGGCAGCTGACCGTGATCGCCCTGCCGCATGACTGGGTGAATTACGGCGAGATGATCCAGACCTTCTCCAAGAAATACGGCATCCGGGTGAATGAGCTGAATCCCGACGGGAGCTCGGGGGAAGAGCTGGAAGCGATCCGGGCCAATAAGAACAACAAAGGGCCGCAAGCCCCCGACGTCATCGATGTCGGCCTCGCCTTCGGACCCCAGGCCAAGCAGGAAAAACTGATCCAGCCCTATAAGGTCTCCACCTGGAACACCATTCCTGCGAATGTCAAAGACCCTGAGGGTTACTGGTACGGCGACTATTACGGAGTTCTGGCGTTCGAGGTCAACAAGAGCATCGTCAAGAATCCTCCGGCCGACTGGGCCGATCTTTTGAAACCCGAATACAAGGGCAAGTTCGCGTTATCCGGCGATCCCCGCACCGCCAACCAGGCCATTATGACCATCGGCGCCGCATCCATCAGCTTCGGAAAGAAATATGAAAATGCCGCCGCCGGTCTGGAGTTCTTCAATAAGCTGAATAAGGCCGGCAACTTCGTCCCGGTCATCGCGGTGCCCGGCACGGTCGCCTCCGGCGAGACCCCGATCACGGTCCGCTGGGATTACAACGCCTTGGCCAATCGCGACAAATCCGCCGGCAATCCCGAGATCGCCGTGATCATTCCCCGGACCGGGGTGGTGGCGGGCGTATATGTCCAGGCCATTAGCGCCTATGCGCCGCATCCCAACGCGGCCAAGCTCTGGATGGAGTTCCTCTACTCCGACGAAGGCCAGCTGATTTGGTTGAAGGGTTACGGCCATCCGGCCCGTTATCAGGACCTGGTCCGGCGCAAAGCCATTCCCGCCGCCATCGCCGCCAAGCTCCCGCCGGCCCAGGCTTACGAAAAGGCGGTATTCCCCACCCTCGAAGAACAGGAAGCGGCCAAGAAGATCATCGCCGCGGATTGGGATAAAGTCGTACAAGTCGACGTGACCAAATAATGATGGCAGAACAGCTGCGGAGGGGCGCGGTCGCGCCCCTCTCCGGAAGACTCCGGTCCGGCCTCGGCCTGTTGCCGTTCATCCTGTTCGCGGTGGCGTTCATGCTGCTGCCCGCCGGCTCGCTGCTGATCGGAGGGTTTCAGGACCCGGCCGGCCATTTCACCCTGGACAATATCTACCGCCTGGCGCGGCCGGATATCATGGGTTCCTACCTGCTGACGGTCCAGATCAGCCTGGTGACGGCGCTGGGCGGCGGAGTGCTCGGCTTTCTGCTGGCCTATGGCATCACCCTGGGCGGGCTGCCCCGTTTCGTGCAGGGGTTCATCACCACCTTCTGCGGAGTGGCCTCCAATTTCGCCGGCGTGCCGCTGGCTTTCGCCTTCATCTCCACCCTGGGGCGGGTGGGCATGATCACCGTCTTGCTGCGGACGCTGTTCGGCATCAACCTCTACGACCGGGGTTTCAACCTCTATAGTTTCTGGGGCCTTTCCCTGACCTATCTGTTCTTTCAGATACCCCTGATGGTGTTAATTATCACGCCCGCGCTGGAGGGGATGAAAAAACAGTGGCGCGAGGCGGCCGAAAGCCTGGGCGCGTCCGCCTTTCAATACTGGCGGATGGTGGCCCTGCCGGTGCTGGCGCCGACGCTGCTGGCCTCGTTCATCCTGCTGTTTGGCAATGCCTTCGGCGCCTATGCCACGGCCTACGCCCTGACGGGCGGGCTGTTGAATATCACCCCCATCCTGATCGGCGCCCAGATCCGCGGCGATGTGCTGCACGATCCCAATCTCGGGTATGCCCTGGCCCTGGGCATGGTGATCCTGATGGCCCTCTTGATACTGGCCTATTCCTGGCTGCAAAAAACATACTCGCGGTGGCTGCAATGATGAGCATGCGCAAAATCTGGTCCTGGTTCTGGCTGGGAGCGGGGTGTCTCTATTTCTTCATCCCGCTGCTGGCGACCTTTCTCTTCTCGCTGCAGCGCCAAGCCGGTACGCTGAGCTTTCTCGCGTACCAAAATGTATTCGGCGATCCCAATTTTCTGGCCTCATTCCTCTTCTCCGCGGCGATGGCGGTAGGGACCATCCTGGCCGGCTTCGCGCTGATGGTGCCGACCGTCTTTTGGATCCACTGGAAATTTCCCAGACTCAAGCCGGTGATCGAAACCTGCACCCTGCTGCCGTTCGTGATCCCCCCGATCGTGCTGGTATTCGGATTAATCCGCTTGTACAGCAGTCCGCCGCTGACCTGGGTCACGAGCCCCGCCTTACTCATCGCCGGTTATATCGTGCTGGCCTTTCCCTACATCTACCGGGCGGTGGACACCGGCCTGCGCTCGATGGAGGTGAAGACCCTGATGGAGGCATCGCTGAGCCTGGGAGCCAACGGCGCCGCCGCCTTTTTTGGGGTCATCCTGCCGAACCTGCGGACCAGTCTGCTGTCAGCGGCCTTCCTGACCTTTTCGATCGTGATGGGCGAGTTGACCTTCGCCGTCATGCTGGCCTGGCCGGCGTTCGGCCCCTACATGGCGCTGGTCGGGCGGGACCTGGCCTACGAACCCGCCGCTCTCGCCATCTTCAGCTTCTTCCTGACCTGGCTATCAATCGCCTTGATCGGCTGGCTCACCGCCGGCTTGAGCGGCCGGAAGGGGAACGCCGTCCCCGGCGGCGGAGCCTGAAGGAGTTCGCTTCATGAACGGCTGCTTTGCCCCGCCGGTAACGGTTGCGGGGGTTCCGGACCGGCGCTTGAATTGAAATCGTAGGAGGAAACCATGGCTTTTCTGGAATTGACGGGCGTGCAAAAAAAATTCGGCAAACAGTTCGCGGTGCGCGATTTCAACCTGGAGGTCCAAAAAGGGGAATTCGTCTCCTTCCTGGGCGGCAGCGGCTGTGGCAAGACCACCACCTTGCGGATGATCGCCGGTTTCGAGCTGCCGACCGCCGGCCGGATCCGCATCGGGGACCGGGACGTCAGTAATGTCCCGCCCAACCGCAGGCGGGTGGGGATGGTTTTTCAAAATTACGCCCTGTTTCCCAACCTGAACGTGGTTCAAAACATCGCTTTCGGCCTGAAAGTGGCCGGCGTCCCCGTCAAAACCCGGCTGGAACAGGCCGGACGGCTGCTCGACATGGTGCATTTGGACGGGTTTCAAAATCGCTATCCGCACCAGTTGTCCGGCGGCCAGCAGCAGCGGGTGGCCCTGGCCCGGGCCCTGGCCATCCAACCCCAGGTGTTGCTGCTCGACGAACCGCTGTCGGCGCTGGACGCAAAGATCCGCCTCAAACTGCGCCAGGAGATCCGGGCGCTCCAAAAGGAGCTCGGCATCACCACCATCTATGTCACCCACGATCAGGAAGAGGCCCTTTCCCTCTCGGACCGGATCGTGGTGATGCGGGAGGGCCGCATCGAACAGGTGGGTACCCCGGCCCAGATCTACCATGACCCCGCCTCACTCTTCGTGGCATCGTTCATCGGGACGCTGAACCGGCTGCGGGCGGAAGTGGCCGATCCCGCCGCCGGCAGGCTGGCCGTGGCCGGACAAGTGATCAGAACGGGCGGGGTTTTCTCCCGTCCAAAGGGCGAGCCGGTCTGCGTCGCGCTGCGCCCGGAGCGGCTGAGCCTCGAGCGGCGGAATGACGACGACAACTGCCTCTCCGGCATCCTGTCCCATGTGACGCTGCTGGGAGCGATCGTTCGCTGGTCGGTCCGGGTCGGGGAACAGGAGATCCGCATCGATACCTTTAACGATCCGCTGCTCGAAATGCCCCCGGCCGGCCAGACGGTTCGCGTTTACTTCCCGGAAGCGGCCTGCCGGGTGATGGAGGATAGCGAGGTTGCGGCCGGTTAGGCGGGGCAGGAAAAGCGCTGACTTAAAAATGCAATATTAATGTCACATTAATTTAACATTATCAATTGCGCTGTTATTCCCATGAAATCTCCGGCCGCATCGCTGTCGGATGACATGAAAATATCAAGATTGAAATGGTAGGATATGTAAGGAGACTCCGGAATGTCTCCTGGCGGATCGTAAAAATACCAGCTCATCGCGTTGTAATTTCGGCGTCGCAAAATATTTTAGCGGTTAAACTGCTCGGGGCCGATGATAATCATTCAGACAGCGGATATGTTTTTCGGCTTGCCAAATCGGAAATAGAAATGTTATAATATTGTCAATTTGATAGGATTGACTGACGGTTGGACGAATTCTAACATTCGTTTTCAAGATGAATTTAGGCTTTTGGGGTGGGAAGCTCGTGATTGCGAGCTTCCCACCCTTATTTTATAGAACTGCGCTTTCGCGGAAGTAAACCGCGGCCGCCGGCGGTTCCGGGCTGGAATATGAAAGCCCGATCCAAGGGATAATGCTCCTGGGGAACCCGGCCGGCGGATGATGGAATGGCGTTGGGATTTGGAGCAACACAACATACAAGGAGATGAAGGGACATGAAAGTCAACATCACGGAAACGGTACTACGCGATGCCAACCAGTCGCTGATCGCCACTCGAATGCCTTTCTCGGACTTCGAAGCGATTTTGGAGACGTTGGACCAGGCGGGGTATTACTCCCTGGAGTGCTGGGGCGGGGCGACATTCGACTCCTGCCTGCGCTATTTGAATGAGGACCCCTGGGAAAGACTGAAGAAGATCAAGGACAAGGTGAAGAAGACGCCGCTGCAGATGCTGCTCAGGGGGCAAAATATTCTCGGCTACAAGCACTATCCCGACGATGTGGTCCGCCAGTTTGTGGCCCACTCCGTGGATCAGGGCATGGATATCTTCCGGATCTTCGACGCCCTGAACGATTTCCGCAATATCGCGGTCGCCGTGGATGAAACCTTGAAACGAAAGGCTCATGCCCAGGGGTGCATCTGCTACACCACCAGCCCCATCCACAACCTCGAGAAATACGCCAAAATGGGCAAACAGCTGGAAGAGATGGGAGTCGCCTCGATCTGCATCAAGGACATGGCCGGGATCATGGGGCCGCAAGAAGCCTACGACCTGGTGAAAACACTGAAGGAATCGGTCAAAGTGCCGGTCTTCCTGCATACCCATTCCACGACGGGTTTGGGACCGGTCTCCTACTTCAAGGCGGTCGAGGCCGGTTGCGACGGCATCGACTGCGCGATCTCCTCCTTCTCGGGCGGCACCTCGCAGCCCGCCACGGAGTCAATGCATTACGCCTTTAAGCAATTCGGCTATCAAACCGGGCTGGATGAAAAGACCCTGAAAGTAATCAACGATTTCTTCAAGCCGCTCAAGGCCAAATATATTGCGTCCGGGCTGATGGATGCCTTTGTGATGGGCACCGAGACCGACGCCCTCGTCTATCAGGTTCCCGGCGGCATGCTTTCCAATCTGATTGCGCAGTTGAAAGCGCAAAACGCCATTGACAAGCTGGATGAAGTGCTGGCGGAGACGCCCCGGGTCCGAAAGGATCTCGGATATCCGCCGCTGGTGACTCCCATGAGCCAGATGGTCGGCGTCCAGGCGGCCACCAATGTGCTGCAGGGCGAACGGTACAAGAGCGTCTCCAAAGAGATCAAGTCTTACCTGCGGGGCGAATACGGCCAGGCGCCGGGCGAGATCGACCCCGCGCTGATTCAAAAGGTATTGGGCGACGAAAAGCCGATCACGGCCCGGTTCGCCGATACCCTGGCACCGGAGTTCGATAAAGTCAAGGAAGAGTTGAAAGGCGTCGCCCGGAACGATCGCGACGTCCTCTCCTATATTGTCTTCCCGCAGATTGCCGAGAAGTTTTTCAAAGAGCGGGAGGAGCGCACGGCAACGAAGGTCTCCTATTCAATCGTGAAAAAGTAGAGGGTGGTGCGGATGTCGTTCTTCGAAAGTATTGTCGTATCGTTGTTCTGTATCGCAACGGTATTTGTGGTGTTGGCATGCTTGTTTGTCTTCGTCAAGATCCTATCGAAGGTTTTGAGCGGGTTGGCCGCAAAAAGCGCGCCGCTATCCGAGGATGCGAAAACAGCGGTGGAAACGGCGGCGATTGCGGCCCCGGCCGCGGACGCTCCGGATTTCACCGCCGGAGAACTGAAGCTCATCAACGTGGATGAGAAGACGGCCGCCATGATCATGGCCATCGTCAGCCACGAGTCCCAAATTCCCCTGTCGGAGCTGCAGTTCCGCTCGATCAAGGCAGTCCCAAAAACGGAAATTCAATAGGATATAGGGGGTTTTCGAATTGAAATATATCGTCACCATTAATAATCAGAATTACGAGGTTGAAGTGGAAAAGGGGCAGGCGAGCGTCGTCAAGACGACCGAGACTGCCGCTCCGAGCGTTCCGCCGGCTCCTGTGGCCGTCCAGGCCGCTCCGGCGCCGGCACCGGCGCAGCTGGCCGCCGTCAATGGG is a window of Hydrogenispora ethanolica DNA encoding:
- a CDS encoding ABC transporter substrate-binding protein — its product is MHTARVKACVLGLAGALFLGAAFCGTFAASKSKSLNALIAAAKKEGQLTVIALPHDWVNYGEMIQTFSKKYGIRVNELNPDGSSGEELEAIRANKNNKGPQAPDVIDVGLAFGPQAKQEKLIQPYKVSTWNTIPANVKDPEGYWYGDYYGVLAFEVNKSIVKNPPADWADLLKPEYKGKFALSGDPRTANQAIMTIGAASISFGKKYENAAAGLEFFNKLNKAGNFVPVIAVPGTVASGETPITVRWDYNALANRDKSAGNPEIAVIIPRTGVVAGVYVQAISAYAPHPNAAKLWMEFLYSDEGQLIWLKGYGHPARYQDLVRRKAIPAAIAAKLPPAQAYEKAVFPTLEEQEAAKKIIAADWDKVVQVDVTK
- a CDS encoding ABC transporter permease; its protein translation is MAEQLRRGAVAPLSGRLRSGLGLLPFILFAVAFMLLPAGSLLIGGFQDPAGHFTLDNIYRLARPDIMGSYLLTVQISLVTALGGGVLGFLLAYGITLGGLPRFVQGFITTFCGVASNFAGVPLAFAFISTLGRVGMITVLLRTLFGINLYDRGFNLYSFWGLSLTYLFFQIPLMVLIITPALEGMKKQWREAAESLGASAFQYWRMVALPVLAPTLLASFILLFGNAFGAYATAYALTGGLLNITPILIGAQIRGDVLHDPNLGYALALGMVILMALLILAYSWLQKTYSRWLQ
- a CDS encoding ABC transporter permease; amino-acid sequence: MSMRKIWSWFWLGAGCLYFFIPLLATFLFSLQRQAGTLSFLAYQNVFGDPNFLASFLFSAAMAVGTILAGFALMVPTVFWIHWKFPRLKPVIETCTLLPFVIPPIVLVFGLIRLYSSPPLTWVTSPALLIAGYIVLAFPYIYRAVDTGLRSMEVKTLMEASLSLGANGAAAFFGVILPNLRTSLLSAAFLTFSIVMGELTFAVMLAWPAFGPYMALVGRDLAYEPAALAIFSFFLTWLSIALIGWLTAGLSGRKGNAVPGGGA
- a CDS encoding ABC transporter ATP-binding protein, whose amino-acid sequence is MAFLELTGVQKKFGKQFAVRDFNLEVQKGEFVSFLGGSGCGKTTTLRMIAGFELPTAGRIRIGDRDVSNVPPNRRRVGMVFQNYALFPNLNVVQNIAFGLKVAGVPVKTRLEQAGRLLDMVHLDGFQNRYPHQLSGGQQQRVALARALAIQPQVLLLDEPLSALDAKIRLKLRQEIRALQKELGITTIYVTHDQEEALSLSDRIVVMREGRIEQVGTPAQIYHDPASLFVASFIGTLNRLRAEVADPAAGRLAVAGQVIRTGGVFSRPKGEPVCVALRPERLSLERRNDDDNCLSGILSHVTLLGAIVRWSVRVGEQEIRIDTFNDPLLEMPPAGQTVRVYFPEAACRVMEDSEVAAG
- a CDS encoding pyruvate carboxylase subunit B: MKVNITETVLRDANQSLIATRMPFSDFEAILETLDQAGYYSLECWGGATFDSCLRYLNEDPWERLKKIKDKVKKTPLQMLLRGQNILGYKHYPDDVVRQFVAHSVDQGMDIFRIFDALNDFRNIAVAVDETLKRKAHAQGCICYTTSPIHNLEKYAKMGKQLEEMGVASICIKDMAGIMGPQEAYDLVKTLKESVKVPVFLHTHSTTGLGPVSYFKAVEAGCDGIDCAISSFSGGTSQPATESMHYAFKQFGYQTGLDEKTLKVINDFFKPLKAKYIASGLMDAFVMGTETDALVYQVPGGMLSNLIAQLKAQNAIDKLDEVLAETPRVRKDLGYPPLVTPMSQMVGVQAATNVLQGERYKSVSKEIKSYLRGEYGQAPGEIDPALIQKVLGDEKPITARFADTLAPEFDKVKEELKGVARNDRDVLSYIVFPQIAEKFFKEREERTATKVSYSIVKK
- a CDS encoding OadG family protein, giving the protein MSFFESIVVSLFCIATVFVVLACLFVFVKILSKVLSGLAAKSAPLSEDAKTAVETAAIAAPAADAPDFTAGELKLINVDEKTAAMIMAIVSHESQIPLSELQFRSIKAVPKTEIQ